Proteins encoded together in one Cicer arietinum cultivar CDC Frontier isolate Library 1 chromosome 4, Cicar.CDCFrontier_v2.0, whole genome shotgun sequence window:
- the LOC101491029 gene encoding protein GAMETE EXPRESSED 2 isoform X1 gives MKTTPISFALSSNSYTKMKNILLIIISLSALSSFPISSSTDRSQLPLFAFSWWDDKGTFRAGETANIKVKVLENGDKIHKNDFNPILNVNGKEGNSSYVSTVLLNFQGDFDSWKISFTPIRVGLFNVLINEDRYKVYDSSLHFQVQPGNMYPSVCVASWKGMKFEFQAGSKATIMVLLKDAFGNGISKTTQVSYLPDFKLSMLSENGSVASQPDISNMGWDEFDFIVIEFVVTKAGNFSLRIEGGNQTLNGSPLPLKVNPGVIDVSKCVAKWKIEHHAWQLSSKMEIFIHQLDQYGNLVSGLYPFDAEVVERDTNLSIPIADLHFEEVDAGIQLFSFGNWEPGNFLLTIYDSKHNKSISNMPYVYTVFVGYCDGVKSVVNGSGLNNSIVGIREEFSVYLNDMYQYPSLVEAGILQVQILRDNDSYSVSPIIYPMLNNTGSRVDSGVRYDGSSRMETTLSPSIEIGNNSNVSGSSVITSSFQVEYTPEKSGFYDINVYCGNILLNEGHSFRKEVKAGEVNISLSSVVRFSSKVPKLSKNEMVVQLLDSYLNPVLSQQSRLKLEITSINSSGFSTWDTMDNKDGSYSCSYMAKDVGTYEICASFDGKHFLPCPLSINVYSSEYFPKANDDAVSIWEDESIAFDALANDYFAGDNASIVEFSKSDHGSLIQNGRIFRYTPYEDYYGNDTFWYTISDINGNLATASVYISVLNIPPQFASVPSQLQATEDLISPRFGGFSGFEITYSNLLENISVNLSALSGSIFLSPMLMQFGGPMWSEITINAGNETATNLILEGTVEVINIALQSIQYLGNENFYGADIIQVSAKNKNGINSLGVPIFIDPINDPPYIKVPYFIILRSNEDETLIFDKEKNKFDFYIGDPDLLTFPGGQAHFLVTFSMEVNGGLLATNLPSHLINTTELKHRNNYQWQPLQTYVTISEHFMVKASGIRFQGTVNDCNFVMQQLYYHGGEHGATLTLTLNDMGNYGCYPDCEEGMSMPLYTEAMVNLMRKQPMAPFLAHTLGSIIVIEFVIIFSLGLLLLYFTCKCAILLVHERRKHEKRTSEPSTDQSSQGKTSSMNIPENATYSGGCCLSSSLLRFRMQSLNFRQRSRPLFEVGEPSKVVNSSSPLTTLHTVMPTSTSLAFSQKT, from the exons ATGAAGACAACACCAATTTCATTTGCACTATCATCAAATTCTTACacaaaaatgaagaacattCTACTCATTATTATTTCACTCTCTGCTCTCTCTTCGTTCCCAATATCTTCTTCTACAG ATAGATCACAACTACCCCTATTTGCTTTCAGTTGGTGGGATGATAAGGGAACATTTAGGGCTGGTGAGACTGCAAACATTAAAGTTAAAGTACTTGAGAATGGTGATAAGATTCACAAAAATGATTTCAACCCTATACTTAATGTGAATGGAAAGGAAGGGAATAGTTCCTATGTATCCACTGTTTTGTTGAATTTCCAAGGAGATTTTGATAGTTGGAAGATTTCTTTCACTCCTATTAGGGTTGGATTGTTCAATGTGCTCATTAATGAGGATCGTTATAAAGTTTATGATTCATCATTGCATTTCCAGGTTCAACCAG GGAACATGTATCCATCCGTGTGTGTTGCATCATGGAAAGGAatgaaatttgaatttcaaGCTGGTTCAAAAGCTACAATTATGGTGCTCCTTAAAGATGCATTTGGGAATGGCATATCTAAAACAACTCAAGTGTCCTATTTGCCTGATTTTAAGTTGTCTATGCTGAGTGAAAATGGTTCTGTTGCAAGTCAGCCTGATATCTCCAACATGGGATGGGATGAGTTTGATTTTATAGTTATTGAGTTTGTAGTGACCAAAGCTGGAAACTTCTCTTTGCGCATTGAAGGAGGAAATCAAACCTTGAATGGTTCTCCATTACCATTAAAAGTTAATCCAG GAGTTATAGATGTCTCTAAATGTGTTGCCAAATGGAAAATTGAACATCATGCATGGCAATTGTCTTCAAAAATGGAAATCTTTATACATCAGTTGGATCAATATGGAAATCTGGTTTCTGGACTATATCCATTTGATGCTGAAGTTGTCGAAAGAGACACAAATTTGTCAATACCAATAGCAGATCTTCATTTTGAGGAAGTAGATGCTGGAATTCAGTTGTTTTCCTTTGGAAATTGGGAACCAGGGAACTTCCTGTTAACAATATATGATTCCAAGCATAATAAAAGCATTTCAAATATGCCATATGTTTATACTGTTTTTGTAG GTTATTGTGATGGGGTCAAAAGTGTGGTCAATGGATCTGgtttaaataattcaattgttGGGATAAGGGAAGAATTCTCTGTTTATTTGAATGACATGTATCAATATCCTTCTCTTGTTGAAGCAGGCATACTTCAAGTACAAATCTTAAGAGATAATGACTCCTACAGTGTTTCGCCAATCATATATCCCATGTTAAACAATACTG GGAGTAGAGTGGACTCAGGAGTGAGATATGATGGTAGCAGTCGCATGGAAACCACCCTGTCACCATCAATAGAGATAGGAAACAAT TCTAATGTGAGTGGGAGCTCTGTAATTACAAGTTCTTTTCAAGTGGAATACACACCAGAGAAAAGTGGCTTTTATGATATTAATGTATATTGTGGAAACATATTATTGAATGAGGGTCATTCCTTCAGAAAAGAGGTAAAAGCAG GTGAAGTAAATATCTCCTTGTCTAGTGTTGTGAGGTTTTCTTCGAAGGTACCAAAGCTGTCAAAAAATGAAATGGTTGTACAgcttttggattcatatttaaaCCCTGTCCTCTCTCAGCAATCAaggttgaaattggagattacTTCAATTAATAGTTCTGGGTTTTCAACTTGGGACACCATGGATAATAAGGATGGGTCATACAGTTGCAGCTATATGGCTAAAGATGTTGGTACTTATGAGATTTGTGCTTCTTTTGATGGCAAGCATTTCTTGCCATGTCCCCTCAGTATCAATGTCTATAGTA GTGAATATTTCCCCAAAGCCAATGATGATGCAGTATCTATTTGGGAGGATGAGTCCATTGCCTTTGATGCCTTGGCAAATGATTATTTTGCGGGTGATAATGCAAGTATAGTTGAATTCTCAAAA TCAGATCATGGTTCACTTATACAGAACGGAAGGATCTTTCGCTACACTCCCTATGAAGATTATTATGGAAATGATACCTTTTGGTATACAATATCTGATATAAATGGAAATCTTGCTACAGCTTCTGTGTACATTTCTGTTCTCAACATTCCACCTCAGTTTGCTTCTGTTCCAAGTCAACTGCAAGCAACAGAAGATTTGATAAGCCCTAGATTTGG TGGTTTTTCGGGGTTTGAGATaacatattcaaatttattGGAGAATATTTCTGTCAATCTGAGTGCACTATCTGGAAGTATATTTCTGTCTCCAATGTTGATGCAATTTGGAGGACCAATGTGGAGTGAAATTACAATTAATGCAGGAAATGAAACAGCAACCAATTTAATACTAGAAGGCACTGTAGAAGTTATTAACATTGCGCTTCAGTCAATTCAGTACCTTGG AAATGAGAATTTTTACGGTGCAGATATCATTCAAGTCTCCGCAAAGAATAAGAATGGAATAAATTCATTAGGTGTTCCAATTTTTATTGATCCCATCAACGATCCTCCATATATAAAAGTCCCTTACTTCATCATATTGAGGAGTAATGAAGATGAGACCCTTATCTTTGACAAAGAGAAAAACAAGTTTGACTTTTACATTGGAGATCCTGATCTTCTTACCTTCCCTG GTGGTCAAGCTCATTTTCTGGTGACGTTCTCTATGGAAGTGAATGGTGGATTACTAGCAACAAATCTTCCATCTCATTTGATCAACACAACTGAACTGAAGCACAGGAACAATTATCAGTGGCAGCCTCTTCAAACATATGTAACTATCTCAGAGCACTTTATGGTCAAAGCCAGTGGAATCAGATTTCAAGGCACAGTCAATGACTGTAATTTTGTTATGCAGCAACTCTATTATCAT GGAGGTGAACATGGAGCTACATTAACATTGACATTGAATGATATGGGAAATTATGGGTGTTATCCAGACTGTGAAGAGGGAATGTCAATGCCATTATATACTGAGGCTATGGTTAATTTAATGAGAAAGCAGCCAATGGCACCATTTCTTGCTCACA CTTTAGGATCAATCATTGTCATTGAATTTGTGATCATTTTCTCTCTTGGATTGTTGCTTCTATATTTCACCTGTAAATGTGCAATTCTTCTCGTGCATGAAAGAAGAAAGCATGAGAAAAGGACTTCAGAGCCATCTACTGATCAAAGTTCTCAAGGAAAAACT TCAAGCATGAACATACCTGAGAATGCTACTTATTCTGGTGGTTGTTGTTTGAGCTCTTCCTTGCTTCGTTTTCGTATGCAATCCTTGAACTTTCGCCAACG
- the LOC101491029 gene encoding protein GAMETE EXPRESSED 2 isoform X2, translated as MYPSVCVASWKGMKFEFQAGSKATIMVLLKDAFGNGISKTTQVSYLPDFKLSMLSENGSVASQPDISNMGWDEFDFIVIEFVVTKAGNFSLRIEGGNQTLNGSPLPLKVNPGVIDVSKCVAKWKIEHHAWQLSSKMEIFIHQLDQYGNLVSGLYPFDAEVVERDTNLSIPIADLHFEEVDAGIQLFSFGNWEPGNFLLTIYDSKHNKSISNMPYVYTVFVGYCDGVKSVVNGSGLNNSIVGIREEFSVYLNDMYQYPSLVEAGILQVQILRDNDSYSVSPIIYPMLNNTGSRVDSGVRYDGSSRMETTLSPSIEIGNNSNVSGSSVITSSFQVEYTPEKSGFYDINVYCGNILLNEGHSFRKEVKAGEVNISLSSVVRFSSKVPKLSKNEMVVQLLDSYLNPVLSQQSRLKLEITSINSSGFSTWDTMDNKDGSYSCSYMAKDVGTYEICASFDGKHFLPCPLSINVYSSEYFPKANDDAVSIWEDESIAFDALANDYFAGDNASIVEFSKSDHGSLIQNGRIFRYTPYEDYYGNDTFWYTISDINGNLATASVYISVLNIPPQFASVPSQLQATEDLISPRFGGFSGFEITYSNLLENISVNLSALSGSIFLSPMLMQFGGPMWSEITINAGNETATNLILEGTVEVINIALQSIQYLGNENFYGADIIQVSAKNKNGINSLGVPIFIDPINDPPYIKVPYFIILRSNEDETLIFDKEKNKFDFYIGDPDLLTFPGGQAHFLVTFSMEVNGGLLATNLPSHLINTTELKHRNNYQWQPLQTYVTISEHFMVKASGIRFQGTVNDCNFVMQQLYYHGGEHGATLTLTLNDMGNYGCYPDCEEGMSMPLYTEAMVNLMRKQPMAPFLAHTLGSIIVIEFVIIFSLGLLLLYFTCKCAILLVHERRKHEKRTSEPSTDQSSQGKTSSMNIPENATYSGGCCLSSSLLRFRMQSLNFRQRSRPLFEVGEPSKVVNSSSPLTTLHTVMPTSTSLAFSQKT; from the exons ATGTATCCATCCGTGTGTGTTGCATCATGGAAAGGAatgaaatttgaatttcaaGCTGGTTCAAAAGCTACAATTATGGTGCTCCTTAAAGATGCATTTGGGAATGGCATATCTAAAACAACTCAAGTGTCCTATTTGCCTGATTTTAAGTTGTCTATGCTGAGTGAAAATGGTTCTGTTGCAAGTCAGCCTGATATCTCCAACATGGGATGGGATGAGTTTGATTTTATAGTTATTGAGTTTGTAGTGACCAAAGCTGGAAACTTCTCTTTGCGCATTGAAGGAGGAAATCAAACCTTGAATGGTTCTCCATTACCATTAAAAGTTAATCCAG GAGTTATAGATGTCTCTAAATGTGTTGCCAAATGGAAAATTGAACATCATGCATGGCAATTGTCTTCAAAAATGGAAATCTTTATACATCAGTTGGATCAATATGGAAATCTGGTTTCTGGACTATATCCATTTGATGCTGAAGTTGTCGAAAGAGACACAAATTTGTCAATACCAATAGCAGATCTTCATTTTGAGGAAGTAGATGCTGGAATTCAGTTGTTTTCCTTTGGAAATTGGGAACCAGGGAACTTCCTGTTAACAATATATGATTCCAAGCATAATAAAAGCATTTCAAATATGCCATATGTTTATACTGTTTTTGTAG GTTATTGTGATGGGGTCAAAAGTGTGGTCAATGGATCTGgtttaaataattcaattgttGGGATAAGGGAAGAATTCTCTGTTTATTTGAATGACATGTATCAATATCCTTCTCTTGTTGAAGCAGGCATACTTCAAGTACAAATCTTAAGAGATAATGACTCCTACAGTGTTTCGCCAATCATATATCCCATGTTAAACAATACTG GGAGTAGAGTGGACTCAGGAGTGAGATATGATGGTAGCAGTCGCATGGAAACCACCCTGTCACCATCAATAGAGATAGGAAACAAT TCTAATGTGAGTGGGAGCTCTGTAATTACAAGTTCTTTTCAAGTGGAATACACACCAGAGAAAAGTGGCTTTTATGATATTAATGTATATTGTGGAAACATATTATTGAATGAGGGTCATTCCTTCAGAAAAGAGGTAAAAGCAG GTGAAGTAAATATCTCCTTGTCTAGTGTTGTGAGGTTTTCTTCGAAGGTACCAAAGCTGTCAAAAAATGAAATGGTTGTACAgcttttggattcatatttaaaCCCTGTCCTCTCTCAGCAATCAaggttgaaattggagattacTTCAATTAATAGTTCTGGGTTTTCAACTTGGGACACCATGGATAATAAGGATGGGTCATACAGTTGCAGCTATATGGCTAAAGATGTTGGTACTTATGAGATTTGTGCTTCTTTTGATGGCAAGCATTTCTTGCCATGTCCCCTCAGTATCAATGTCTATAGTA GTGAATATTTCCCCAAAGCCAATGATGATGCAGTATCTATTTGGGAGGATGAGTCCATTGCCTTTGATGCCTTGGCAAATGATTATTTTGCGGGTGATAATGCAAGTATAGTTGAATTCTCAAAA TCAGATCATGGTTCACTTATACAGAACGGAAGGATCTTTCGCTACACTCCCTATGAAGATTATTATGGAAATGATACCTTTTGGTATACAATATCTGATATAAATGGAAATCTTGCTACAGCTTCTGTGTACATTTCTGTTCTCAACATTCCACCTCAGTTTGCTTCTGTTCCAAGTCAACTGCAAGCAACAGAAGATTTGATAAGCCCTAGATTTGG TGGTTTTTCGGGGTTTGAGATaacatattcaaatttattGGAGAATATTTCTGTCAATCTGAGTGCACTATCTGGAAGTATATTTCTGTCTCCAATGTTGATGCAATTTGGAGGACCAATGTGGAGTGAAATTACAATTAATGCAGGAAATGAAACAGCAACCAATTTAATACTAGAAGGCACTGTAGAAGTTATTAACATTGCGCTTCAGTCAATTCAGTACCTTGG AAATGAGAATTTTTACGGTGCAGATATCATTCAAGTCTCCGCAAAGAATAAGAATGGAATAAATTCATTAGGTGTTCCAATTTTTATTGATCCCATCAACGATCCTCCATATATAAAAGTCCCTTACTTCATCATATTGAGGAGTAATGAAGATGAGACCCTTATCTTTGACAAAGAGAAAAACAAGTTTGACTTTTACATTGGAGATCCTGATCTTCTTACCTTCCCTG GTGGTCAAGCTCATTTTCTGGTGACGTTCTCTATGGAAGTGAATGGTGGATTACTAGCAACAAATCTTCCATCTCATTTGATCAACACAACTGAACTGAAGCACAGGAACAATTATCAGTGGCAGCCTCTTCAAACATATGTAACTATCTCAGAGCACTTTATGGTCAAAGCCAGTGGAATCAGATTTCAAGGCACAGTCAATGACTGTAATTTTGTTATGCAGCAACTCTATTATCAT GGAGGTGAACATGGAGCTACATTAACATTGACATTGAATGATATGGGAAATTATGGGTGTTATCCAGACTGTGAAGAGGGAATGTCAATGCCATTATATACTGAGGCTATGGTTAATTTAATGAGAAAGCAGCCAATGGCACCATTTCTTGCTCACA CTTTAGGATCAATCATTGTCATTGAATTTGTGATCATTTTCTCTCTTGGATTGTTGCTTCTATATTTCACCTGTAAATGTGCAATTCTTCTCGTGCATGAAAGAAGAAAGCATGAGAAAAGGACTTCAGAGCCATCTACTGATCAAAGTTCTCAAGGAAAAACT TCAAGCATGAACATACCTGAGAATGCTACTTATTCTGGTGGTTGTTGTTTGAGCTCTTCCTTGCTTCGTTTTCGTATGCAATCCTTGAACTTTCGCCAACG